One window of the Magnolia sinica isolate HGM2019 chromosome 19, MsV1, whole genome shotgun sequence genome contains the following:
- the LOC131235118 gene encoding probable inactive poly [ADP-ribose] polymerase SRO2, translating into MDNRRKDCACLDLLGGRDSKTERINGPGNHTDHGESVSETIHDQEALVSDSESCTTSPFPRKFDCLGDGQILLEEGDKDYSFVKRIFLAGMGSLAKNTSVEAIHRNQHSSFLGKSRLQTFRIYSEAMMKKCGDNINMRFAWYGASKDDICGILQHGFGQYETPENGGLYGYGLYLSPAGSSVNSVASSNADENGLRHVLFCRVILGNLEEVLPGSRQFHPSSEEFDSGVDNQSSPKKYIVWSTHMNTHILPEYTISFRLPSLTTRGFRRTREPLRKPSSAWMPFPKLITMLSGSLPSSTISLIKRHHNDYMEKKITREYLIQRVRQLAGDKLLVAAIRSFRGKVME; encoded by the exons ATGGACAACAGAAGAAAAGATTGTGCTTGTTTGGATCTCTTAGGGGGTAGAGATTCTAAAACAGAAAGAATTAATGGCCCGGGGAATCATACTGATCATGGAGAATCAGTGTCAGAGACTATCCATGATCAGGAAGCGTTGGTCTCGGACTCCGAAAGTTGCACTACCAGCCCATTTCCAAGGAAGTTTGATTGTTTAGGCGACGGCCAGATACTGCTGGAAGAGGGAGATAAAGATTATAGTTTTGTCAAGCGCATCTTCCTTGCTGGCATGGGCAGTCTTGCAAAGAACACTAGCGTCGAGGCCATACATAGAAACCAGCATTCAAGTTTCTTGGGGAAATCCCGGTTGCAAACATTCCGAATTTATTCAGAGGCTATGATGAAGAAGTGTGGAGACAATATCAATATGAGGTTCGCTTGGTATGGTGCTTCTAAGGATGATATTTGTGGGATTCTACAGCATGGTTTTGGTCAGTATGAAACGCCTGAAAATGGTGGATTGTATGGCTATGGTCTCTATCTTTCTCCTGCAGGCTCTTCAGTTAACAG TGTGGCATCTTCAAATGCCGACGAGAATGGGTTGAGGCATGTATTGTTTTGTCGAGTGATATTGGGAAACCTGGAGGAGGTTCTTCCTGGTTCAAGACAGTTCCATCCAAGCTCTGAGGAGTTCGATTCTGGTGTAGATAATCAGTCATCTCCCAAGAAATACATTGTCTGGAGTACGCACATGAACACTCATATCTTACCAGAATACACCATAAGCTTCAGGTTGCCTTCTCTTACCACCAGAG GATTTCGAAGGACGCGAGAGCCTTTGAGGAAACCCAGCTCAGCTTGGATGCCGTTTCCCAAGTTGATAACCATGCTGTCGGGGTCCTTGCCCTCCTCTACAATCAGCTTGATTAAAAGACACCACAATGACTACATG GAAAAGAAAATCACGCGGGAGTATCTTATACAGCGAGTGAGACAGTTAGCAGGAGACAAGCTGCTGGTAGCGGCTATTAGATCTTTTCGAGGGAAGGTAATGGAATAG